From a single Vitis vinifera cultivar Pinot Noir 40024 chromosome 18, ASM3070453v1 genomic region:
- the LOC100854714 gene encoding probable LRR receptor-like serine/threonine-protein kinase At3g47570 has translation MLTSIFLTQGPSLITFILKMKKLHHLSLFILHFQIILFSSMNTVEALDANPNKQALLSFKSTVSDPQNALSDWNSSSSHCTWFGVTCTSNRTSVQSLHLPGVGLSGIIPPHLFNLTSLQVLDLSNNSFQGQIPAGLSHCYNLREINLRRNQLVGPLPSQLGHLSRLKFMDVYANNLSGAIPPTFGNLTSLTHLNLGRNNFRDEIPKELGNLHNLVLLRLSENQLSGQIPNSLYNISSLSFLSLTQNHLVGKLPTDMGLALPNLRQLLLAENSFEGLIPSSLNNASEIQFLDLSSNLFQGSIPFLGNMNKLIMLNLGVNNLSSTTELNLQVFDSLTNCTLLESLILNSNKLAGNLPSSVANLSAHLQHFCIESNLFTGKLPRGIDKFQSLISLTLQQNLFTGELPNSIGRLNKLQRIFVHENMFSGEIPNVFGNLTQLYMLTLGYNQFSGRIPVSIGECQQLNTLGLSWNRLNGSIPIEIFSLSGLSKLWLEKNSLQGSLPIEVGSLKQLSLLNVSDNQLSGNITETIGNCLSLQTLSMARNGIMGSIPDKVGKLVALKSLDLSSNNLSGPIPEYLGSLKDLQSLNLSFNDLEGKVPRSGVFMNLSWDSLQGNDMLCGSDQEVAGKLRLHTCSTKKKQSKHFGLTISIAVVGFTLLMCVIFYFIWALVSRRRKKKGTKESFFSRPFKGFPEKMSYFEIRLATNSFAAENLIGEGGFGSVYKGVLRTGEDGAGTTLAIKVLDLQQSKASQSFYAECEALRNIRHRNLVKVITSCSSIDHTGGEFKALVMEFMSNGSLYNWLNPEDSQSRSSLTLIQRLNIAIDVASAMDYLHHDCDPPIVHCDLKPGNVLLDDDMAAHVGDFGLARFLSQNPSQSESSTIGLKGSIGYIAPEYGLGGKASTNGDVYSFGILLLEIFTARKPTDEIFQQGLNQKKYALAVQANQVSEIVDPGIFSHTNSSELSPFISSSACSNHSSTSSTISVGRNKNEECLAAIIRVGLCCADHSPSDRLTIRETLTKLQEIRKFLLEL, from the exons ATGCTTACAAGCATTTTTCTGACCCAAGGTCCTTCACTCATCACcttcattttgaaaatgaagaagcTTCACCATCTCTCACTGTTCATCCTCCATTTCCAAATCATTCTATTCTCCAGCATGAACACGGTGGAAGCTCTAGATGCTAACCCCAACAAACAGGCGCTTTTGTCTTTCAAATCCACAGTCTCGGACCCTCAAAATGCTCTCTCAGATTGGAACTCCAGCTCATCTCACTGCACTTGGTTTGGTGTCACTTGCACCAGTAACAGAACCAGCGTCCAATCTCTCCACCTGCCTGGAGTTGGCCTCTCAGGTATTATACCTCCACACCTCTTCAACCTCACATCTCTTCAAGTTTTAGATCTTTCTAACAATTCCTTCCAAGGCCAGATCCCTGCTGGGCTCTCTCATTGTTATAATCTCAGAGAGATCAATTTACGGAGGAACCAACTTGTGGGTCCCCTTCCATCTCAATTAGGCCATCTGTCTAGACTGAAATTTATGGATGTGTATGCCAACAATCTTAGTGGTGCAATCCCTCCAACTTTTGGAAATCTCACCTCTCTTACCCATCTAAACCTAGGAAGAAACAATTTTCGTGACGAAATTCCAAAGGAGTTGGGTAATCTCCATAATCTAGTTCTTCTTCGCCTTTCAGAGAACCAATTATCTGGCCAGATACCTAATTCACTTTATAACAtttcttctttatcttttctGTCACTAACCCAAAATCATCTTGTTGGAAAACTACCAACTGATATGGGTCTTGCTCTCCCTAATCTCAGGCAACTCTTGTTGGCTGAGAACAGCTTTGAAGGATTGATACCCAGTTCTTTAAACAATGCTTCAGAAATTCAGTTTCTTGACCtctcttcaaatttatttcaaggGTCAATTCCTTTCCTTGGGAACATGAATAAACTTATCATGCTAAATCTAGGAGTGAATAATCTCTCTTCCACCACAGAGCTGAATCTTCAGGTATTCGATTCCCTCACAAACTGTACCCTATTGGAAAGCCTCATTCTGAATTCCAACAAACTGGCCGGCAACCTTCCAAGTTCAGTTGCAAATCTGTCAGCCCATCTGCAACATTTTTGCATTGAAAGCAATCTCTTTACTGGGAAATTACCCAGAGGAATTGATAAGTTTCAGAGCCTCATATCCTTGACTTTGCAGCAAAATCTTTTCACAGGTGAGCTACCAAATTCCATAGGAAGACTCAACAAACTGCAGAGAATTTTTGTCCACGAAAACATGTTCTCAGGAGAAATTCCTAATGTCTTTGGGAATCTTACACAATTGTATATGCTCACACTGGGATACAATCAGTTTtctggtagaatccctgtgagtattggtGAATGCCAGCAATTAAACACCCTGGGTCTATCTTGGAACAGGCTAAATGGCAGCATACCAATAGAGATTTTCTCACTCTCTGGTCTCAGTAAACTATGGTTAGAAAAAAATTCTCTGCAGGGTTCTCTCCCCATTGAAGTGGGTAGCCTGAAGCAGCTCTCCTTATTGAATGTTTCTGACAACCAGTTGTCCGGAAACATCACAGAAACAATTGGCAACTGCTTAAGTTTGCAAACTCTTAGCATGGCAAGAAATGGAATAATGGGCTCAATACCGGATAAAGTGGGCAAACTAGTGGCATTGAAGAGCTTGGATCTTTCTTCCAACAATCTCTCTGGCCCAATCCCCGAATATTTGGGGAGTCTTAAGGATTTGCAAAGCTTAAATTTGTCTTTCAATGACTTGGAAGGAAAAGTTCCGAGGAGTGGGGTGTTCATGAATCTTAGCTGGGATTCTCTCCAAGGAAATGATATGCTTTGTGGAAGTGACCAAGAGGTTGCAGGGAAGCTGAGACTCCATACATGTAGTACAAAGAAGAAGCAAAGCAAGCATTTTGGACTCACCATCAGCATTGCAGTTGTGGGCTTCACTTTGTTAATGTGTGTAATCTTCTATTTCATTTGGGCATTGGTCTCCcgaagaaggaaaaagaagggGACAAAGGAAAGCTTCTTTTCCCGTCCTTTCAAGGGGTTTCCTGAAAAGATGTCTTATTTTGAAATCCGGCTAGCAACAAACAGTTTTGCAGCCGAAAATTTGATAGGAGAAGGAGGCTTCGGGTCTGTTTATAAAGGAGTTCTCAGAACTGGTGAAGATGGAGCCGGCACCACCCTTGCTATAAAGGTCCTTGACCTGCAGCAGAGCAAAGCTTCTCAGAGTTTCTATGCAGAATGTGAAGCTCTGAGGAATATTCGGCATCGGAACCTTGTGAAGGTTATCACTTCATGCTCTAGCATTGATCACACAGGAGGTGAATTCAAGGCTTTGGTCATGGAGTTCATGTCTAACGGTAGTTTATACAATTGGTTGAACCCGGAAGACTCCCAATCTAGGTCGAGTCTGACCTTAATCCAGAGACTGAATATCGCCATAGACGTGGCTTCTGCCATGGATTACCTGCACCATGACTGTGACCCACCTATAGTCCATTGTGATTTGAAACCTGGAAATGTGCTTTTGGATGATGATATGGCTGCTCATGTGGGAGACTTTGGATTGGCAAggtttctttctcaaaatccaTCACAGAGTGAAAGCAGCACAATAGGACTAAAGGGCTCAATTGGCTACATTGCTCCAG aGTATGGTTTGGGTGGAAAAGCTTCAACAAATGGAGATGTCTACAGTTTTGGAATTCTGCTGCTTGAGATATTCACAGCAAGGAAGCCCACTGATGAGATCTTTCAGCAAGGTCTAAACCAGAAAAAATATGCATTGGCAGTGCAAGCAAATCAAGTTTCAGAAATTGTTGATCCTGGGATTTTCAGTCATACTAATTCTTCGGAGCTTAGCCCCTTTATCAGTTCCTCTGCATGCAGCAACCACAGCAGCACAAGCAGTACCATCAGCGTCGGgcgaaataaaaatgaagagtGCTTGGCAGCCATAATAAGAGTTGGTTTGTGTTGTGCCGATCATTCCCCTAGTGACCGTTTAACTATAAGAGAAACTTTAACCAAGTTGCAAGAGATAAGAAAATTTCTTCTGGAGCTGTGA
- the LOC100256491 gene encoding ABC transporter G family member 22, producing MEHSENVSGMYEAVSMPRTGKDSIFIPGRKSSSRSSSVVQPQDDKDEAGIRIQKKRSFNREKELASGKAVRKTKSLSSQFLVNIDELFNNVAGSFDEKGSIPSRASSNGLGFSTPLAGSVLPLDDISDASRLQIPRQKDSATRQSRSAHEKDQDSCGWRKTNSKPTLPIYLKFEDVKYKVVTKGGKSSDEKHILHGITGSVDPGEVLALMGPSGGGKTTLLNLLSGKVKTNSGRITYNDQPYAKTLKHRIGFVLQDDIVFPHLTVKETLTYAALLRLPNTLTRQQKKERVMDIISELDLERCQNTIIGGALVRGISGGERKRVCIGNEILLNPSLLFLDEPTSGLDSTTALRILQMLQNTAEAGKTVVTTIHQPSSRLFSMFDKLVLLGKGNSLYFGKASEAMLYFSSIGCSPLEAMNPAEFLIDLANGNISNKSVPSELEDKYSPGRQNFENEEGKPSPGEVHEYLVGAYEERVANLEKMKLLSPVLIDSVSEMQRRENSPEWGANWWQQFSILFRRGLKERRHEYLNGLRITQVISTAVILGLLWWHSDASSPKKLQDQARLLFFISVFWGFLPLFTAIFTFPQERAMLVKERSVDMYRLSAYFVARNTSDLPLDLILPILFMLIVYFMAGLKPSFAAFSLTMLTVFLSILASQGLGMTIGAALMDVKKATTLASITLMTFMLSGGFFIQEFPSFISWARHISFNYHTYRLLLKIQYSCSNSNYEEGPCNSPFIRGLKLNRSGMELGAMVAMCIGYRLLAYIFLRRMKLRTLT from the exons ATGGAGCACTCAGAGAATGTTTCTGGGATGTATGAAGCTGTATCCATGCCAAGGACTGGAAAGGATTCCATTTTCATACCAGGTAGAAAATCCAGCAGCAGAAGCTCAAGTGTGGTTCAACCTCAAGATGACAAAGATGAGGCTGGAATTAGGATACAAAAGAAGCGAAGCTTTAACAGGGAAAAGGAATTAGCAAGTGGAAAAGCTGTTCGCAAAACAAAGTCACTAAGTTCCCAATTCTTAGTTAATATAGATGAACTTTTTAATAATGTTGCTGGGAGCTTTGATGAAAAAGGTTCCATTCCTAGCAGGGCATCTAGCAATGGCTTAGGCTTCTCCACCCCACTAGCTGGATCCGTCTTGCCCTTGGATGACATTTCAGACGCCTCAAGACTGCAGATTCCCCGTCAGA AAGATAGTGCAACAAGGCAGTCTCGGTCAGCTCATGAGAAGGATCAGGATTCTTGTGGGTGGAGGAAAACAAACAGCAAACCTACCTTACCAATATATCTCAAG TTTGAAGATGTCAAATACAAAGTGGTAACAAAGGGAGGAAAGAGCTCTGATGAGAAGCATATATTACATGGCATTACTGGTTCAGTAGATCCAGGGGAGGTCTTAGCACTTATGGGGCCATCTGGTGGTGGTAAAACAACATTACTCAATCTCCTCAGTGGAAAGGTCAAAACCAACAGTGGTAGGATCACTTATAATGATCAACCATATGCTAAAACACTCAAGCATAG GATTGGATTCGTGCTGCAAGATGACATTGTGTTTCCCCACCTTACAGTCAAAGAAACTCTAACATATGCAGCTTTGCTTCGTCTTCCCAATACATTAACCAGACAGCAGAAAAAGGAAAGAGTCATGGATATTATCAGTGAGCTAGATCTTGAAAG GTGCCAAAACACAATAATTGGTGGTGCATTAGTTAGAGGGATTTCTGGTGGTGAGAGAAAAAGAGTCTGTATCGGCAATGAAATCCTGCTCAACCCATCACTTCTCTTCCTTGATGAACCAACATCTGGTCTGGATTCAACAACTGCACTTCGGATTCTTCAGATGCTACAGAACACTGCAGAg GCTGGCAAGACAGTGGTGACTACAATTCATCAACCTTCAAGTAGACTATTCAGTATGTTTGACAAGTTAGTCCTCTTGGGTAAAGGAAACTCCTTGTACTTTGGAAAAGCCTCAGAAGCAATGCTATATTTCTCCTCAATAGGTTGTTCTCCACTTGAAGCCATGAACCCAGCAGAGTTTCTCATTGATCTTGCCAATGGAAACATAAGTAACAAATCAGTTCCATCAGAGTTGGAGGATAAGTACTCCCCCGGaagacaaaattttgaaaatgaagaggGGAAGCCTTCTCCAGGAGAAGTCCATGAG TATCTTGTAGGGGCCTATGAAGAAAGAGTTGCAAACCTGGAGAAAATGAAGCTTCTAAGCCCAGTGCTGATAGACAGTGTGTCTGAGATGCAAAGGAGAGAAAATTCACCGGAATGGGGAGCAAATTGGTGGCAACAGTTTTCAATTCTTTTCAGAAGAGGCCTTAAGGAGAGACGCCATGAATATTTAAATGGTCTTCGTATAACCCAAGTTATATCCACTGCTGTAATCTTAGGATTGCTCTGGTGGCATTCTGATGCTTCATCTCCTAAGAAACTTCAAGATCAAGCAA GGTTGCTGTTCTTCATTTCAGTCTTTTGGGGTTTCCTCCCTCTATTCACTGCTATTTTCACATTCCCTCAAGAACGAGCTATGCTGGTTAAAGAGAGATCTGTGGATATGTATAGACTCAGTGCATACTTTGTAGCAAGAAACACAAGTGATCTTCCTTTGGATCTCATCCTGCCCATATTGTTTATGTTGATAGTATATTTCATGGCAGGCTTAAAGCCTAGCTTTGCGGCATTTTCTCTAACTATGCTTACAGTTTTCCTCAGCATTTTGGCTTCCCAG GGTCTAGGAATGACCATAGGTGCAGCACTGATGGATGTGAAGAAAGCAACAACACTGGCTTCTATTACTCTGATGACCTTCATGTTATCTGGCGGATTTTTTATCCAG GAGTTTCCATCTTTCATATCGTGGGCACGACACATCTCTTTCAACTACCATACATACAGGCTACTCCTGAAGATTCAGTATAGTTGCTCAAATTCAAATTATGAAGAAGGTCCCTGCAACTCTCCCTTCATCAGAGGACTAAAACTTAATAGGTCTGGAATGGAACTGGGAGCCATGGTAGCAATGTGTATTGGATATCGATTACTGGCCTACATATTCCTCAGGAGAATGAAACTCAGGACACTAACATAG